The nucleotide sequence CCTGACTCACAGCCTGGCACTGAAAGAGGCCAGAGCGGGGTCTGCAGTGTGTCTGCTTGGGAACAGAAGCAACCCACAGGCCTGAGATCCATAGTCACAGGGAGTGGAAGGGTATTTTAAGCCATAGCTGACTCAAGAAATCTTTTCTGAGAAATGAACCAAGATATTTTAGACTAAATTCTAAGTTTATACTTTGCTATTGGGAGTTCCCTGGaaatccagtggtcaggactccacatttccattgcagggggcatgggtttgatccctggttagggaactgagatcctgcaagccgcatAGCATGGCAAAACAAAACTTTCCTATGGTAGAAACACATACTCATGGATGTTTAGAACTGTTGGGTTTCCCCATATACCCTTGAGCAAAACCATCCTGTAATTCTCTAACTCTAGGCCCAGCAGCTCCCACCCAGGAGGAGAATCCCCAGGCGGCTGCAGGGAACTTGGGCCCAGGAGAGACTGGCTGTAAGGACAAGCCCAGTGGGTCAGAGCCTGAGGAACGCAACGATGAGCTGGTGAAGCAGGAGTTGCTGGTGCAATACCTGCAGGATGCCCACAACTTCTCCCTGCAGATCACCAAGGCCATTGGCATCATCAGCAAGATGATGTACGAACACACAACTACAGGTGTGCCAGCATCCCCACCACAGAGGCCAGGGCTTGCAGTTGGAAGGACCCGTCTCGTCCATATTTGATTGATGTCCGTCTGCTCCTTTGAAGGGCCCAGATTCTCTACTTCCATTTGGCTACTGTAGCCCTGTGGAGTGTGCATATCGCATTTGACAGGGCACTAGAGAGAGGTGGGGTCCTCAGGAAAAATGGGGAGGGTATCCCCTCACATGTTGCTACATTAAGAGAGGTTCTGTCTTTAAATGTTGGGGCGTTTTGCTGTGCTGATAGGTGACATTTGTGTCTGTCCTCTCAGTGGTGCAGGAGGTGATTGAATTCTTTGTGATGGTGTTCCAATTTGGGGTACCTCAGGCCCTATTTGGGGTGCGCCGCATGCTGCCTCTCATCtggtcaaaggagcctggtgtccgGGATGCTGTGCTTAATGCCTACCGCCAACTTTATCTCAAACCCAAGGGGGACTCCGCCAGGTACACGGGCTGCATTGCCTTTGCTAACTTCCCTGAAGTCAGCCTCTCCCAGGAGGTGTCTAGTCTCCTGAGGGGAGGCGGGGGACTGGGCTTCTCCTAGGGGACTTCTAGACCCAGAGGCAGTAGGTCTGTGATGGACTGGGGGAGGGAACTCCCAGTGAAACCCAACCTAAGCagttatttggtttatttttgtttctttttattgaaatataatacaACATTATATAAGTCACAAGTGTACATGGTAGTGATTCACAATCCTTAAAGGTTATGTTgtttttagttataaaatattcCCCATGTTGCACACTGCATCCTTGTAGCTCATTTGACACAGGCTAGTTTGTCCTGTTAGTCCCccgcccctctccccactggcaactactagtttgttctctttgtGTATCTGAAGTAGTTGTTTGTTGTTTGACACTGGCGGGATTGCCTAATAACCTATTTGCCAGGTTTAGCTTCTCCGTCTTTTAATGACCCCTGATCTCTGCTGTTTCCACAGAGCCAAGGCCCAGACTTTGATTCACAATCTCTCTCTGCTGCTGGTGGACGCCTCAGTTGGGACCATTCAGTGTCTTGAGGAAATCGTAAGTATGCTCACTTCCACTTactcactcagcaaatattagtAAGATTATGGTGTGCTCAGCAACTTACTCAGCCCCTCAAAGAAATATAAGATTATTTGCTTTCAACTCTAGTTGGcagccaaaaaacataaaacattttagaGCAATGCAGCAGATAGTTAAGTGGTATAGGTAACAGTTATTGTAGCGACAGTAATAGAACACATTATGCCAGGCACTGATTGAATCACTTGGCTCGTATTAACATGTTTCATCCTCACAATGGCTCTAGGAGGCAGTATTATTATCTACATTTTCCAATAAGAAACTTGAGGTAGAGAGAGCTTAAAGAACTTGGCTAACTTCAGCCAGTTAGTGACAAAGTTTAAGATTCAATCTCAGGCTTCAGAGTTCCAGAAACCATACTCCTGCCTGGTACATTATGTTGACAAGTAGAGAAGAGACCAGTGTCGCGTCGAAGAGTCGAGGGCAGAGCTTCCGAGTCAAGGGCAGAGCTTCCTGAAGGTGGCAGGACTTGATTTGGATCTTGATGCATCAGATTTAGAGAATTCAAGAGAGGAGGGGAAACATTTCAGACAGAGCTGAGCAAGAGCACACTGCCTGTGTTGTAGAAGGAAGACTGTTGCATTCTGGCCCAAGATTGTTACCTGGAAAAGATAGTGAAGCTGGAAACAGGTTGGAGCTGAACTGGGAAGATCCATGGGATCTAGGACTTGACCCTTAGCGGCCAGGGGCCCCAGCATTTCAGGGTGACAGAGCTACTTTGAAGGGTTTGGGTGGTGGGGCTCAAGGCAGAGATGGTGCTGACCACGAGCCTCCACTGGGAGGAGCAGCACCACCAGCCTCATTTTCTCCTCACTGCGGAAAAGAAAAGCCTGCTAGAGGCGCCTGGCCTGAGATGGCGCAGGGCAGCAACTGGCCAGGAGCCCATACAGCAGGCCACAGAGAGCTGTTTCCACCAGTACTTGGTGAGCAATGCTGTGGCCTGATGAAGCAGAGGTCTGGgagagcacagcacacaggctgGTGGGAGCCGAAGCAGGGAATGTTCCTGGAGGCTGCTGCCGGTGTGCAGTGACAGGGATCTGGACTTCGGGGGTGGGAGGAACATCTATAGAGTGGCACTTCAtggaagacaaattttaaaagggagaaaaggtGGAATGAGCAACCGATGCATTAAAAATCAGGTGACAGAGGTTTGAAGCATATGAGACTATTGGTGGTGGTGTCActggcaaaatgaaaaggcaaagatgaTGGTATCCATTTGGGACACATTGAGTTGATGTTAGCAGTGAGAAAACCTACTAGAAATCTCCACAAAGTGTTGTCCAGACTATAGATGTGCACAAACTCAGCAAGGTCCGTTTCAGCACGTCATCTAAAGAAACGTTTGCAGGCAGGAGATTAGAAAGTAGCAGAGGTGGAGGTATCTCCCAGACCCCAGCTTTACATCTTCAGCTGCCTAAGGAGCTTCCTCTCCACTTCGGGTTCTCAGTGTTCTCTTCAGAGGAGGCAGACCAGGTGTCAGGGGATTTGTTACTTTGGGGCCtgatccctttttcttttctctccagatCTGTGAGTTTGTGCAGAAGGATGAATTGAGCCCAGCAGTGACCCAGGTGCTGTGGGAGCGGGCAACCGAGAAGGTGCCCTGCTCCCCTCTGGAGCGCTGCTCCTCCGTCATGCTTCTTGGGATGATGGCACGGTGAGGCTCAGATCAGACAGGCCGAGGGGTGAGCGAGAAGAGAAAGGTTCCCTGAGGACCGTTCCTACTGCTCCAGTGAGAGCACTCGGGCCGGCTGCGCTCTGCGTGTGCATCGCTGCCTAAATGGAGGACAAGTGACAGGGCAGTTCCAACCCGCCCAGCAGAGTGGTCAGTGGCGTGCGAGGGATGCTGAGGGCCGGCCCCACACGTAGCGCCCCAGGGCTCAcgaagccctgggttgggaactgGCTCCTACGGTCCTTGGTGGTGTTCCCCACACAGAGGTGTCTGAGTGGCTTGAACTCTACGGCTTCTTCTCCTAGAGGAAAGCCAGAGATTGTGGGAAGCAACTTGGACACCCTGGTGAATATAGGGCTGGACGAGAAGCTCCCACCAGACTACAGGTTGGCCCAGCAGGTGTGCCACGCCATCGCCAACATCTCGGACAGGAGGAAGGCACGTGGGGTGGTAATGTCCAAACTAGGGAGAGTGGGTACCCCTTGTCCACCCTCGACACTCACCCGCGTTGTCTTCCCTGCCCGTAACAGCCTTCTATGGGCGAACGTCACCCTCCCTTCCGGCTGCCCCAGGAGCACCGCCTGTTTGAGCGACTGCGTGAGATGGTCACGAAAGGTGAGCTGCCGCGCAGAGCCTGGGGCAGaagggctcctctgtctgtggtggCAGCTTCCCCCTCTTCCTGTGCAGGCAGCGTCCACCCAGACCCGCTCTGGGTCCCGTTCAAGGAGGTGGCTGTGGCCCTCATCTACCAGCTGGCTGAGGGCCCCGAGGTGATCTGCGCCCGGATACTGCAGGACTGTGCGAAGCAGGCCCTAGAGAAGTTGGAGGAGAAGAGTGACCACCAGGAGGCCCCGCGTAAGTGGGCAAGGGGTGCTGGGCCCATGGCAGCAGCTCCTGACAGCACCACCTCCTGCAACTGCTCTGACCCCCTCAGCCCTCCCTGTCCCTTTCTGTCACTCAGGCTGCACAGTCActgctgccatgccctccaccctcatgtcttgcttcttttttctttttttacataattttatttctttttggctgtgcccagTCTTAACTGTGCAggcatttctctagttgcagtgagtggggatgACTCTgtagttgtgctgcatgggcttctcctgCTAGTGGCGTCTCTTagtgtggagcgtgggctctagggcacaagggcttcagtggctgtggctgccaggctctagagcacaggctcagtagctgcggtacCTGGGcccagttgctccaaggcatgtgggatcttcccgggccagggatggaaacccacgtctgctgcattggcaggtggattgtttaccgttctctaccagggaagccctcctgctCCTTGCCTGGGTATAGAGCACGTGAGCCAGGGGACCATCAGTGAAAACAGTGCGGGGGCCTGTGAGACTTGATGGCCTTTCTCTCCCTGCTTTCCTGCCCCCGTCCTGCAGAGGAGACGCCCGTGCTCCCCACCTTCCTGTTGATGAACCTGCTGTCCCTGGCCGGGGACGTGGCTCTGCAGCAGCTGGTGCACCTGGAGCAGGCCGTGAGCGGAGAGCTCTGTCGGCGCCGAGTCCTGCGGGAGGAACAGGAGCACAAGAGGAAGGAGCCCAAGGAGAAGGTGAGCAGCGCACTTGCGCTTTGGAGTTCCTGCCCCAAGTCTTGCCCAGACTTGCTTCTGGCCCTCAGGTCCTTTACGTTTCCTTCTGGGGAGCTCTGCTTCTCTCCTATTCATTGAGCTCATGGGGGCTCTGCCTCCTTGCTCCTGATACCCTGGAAACGATTAGTGAGAACATAAATGGATCACCCACGAGGTGTTTTAGGTAAATCCAGAACATCGAGGTAGGGACCTCAGCATAAAATCCAGGCTGTGCCCGAGGCAGTGTTTGCTAGACCCTGCACGCTCCCACCGCCTTGCTGGCAGCCTTGGAGACTGGGCCTGGCCCCTGATGGGACCTTGTGTTCTCTCCACTAGAGGCAGTGATGTCTGGCAGACAAATGAGATACAGCCCTGCAGCAGTGGGGTAAAGTCTGACcttctctgtgaccttgagctgtTGTCTGGCAGGTTCCATCGATTTATTTTGTTCAGGAAGTTATATGCCGCTATGAGGATGAATCGGAAGAGATGTGGGATGCTTTGGCCACTTTAGACACAACTGGAGGGGATCTAGTACTTTTCCTATTTGATTCACGAGTCTTTCCTCTTCAGATACATGTGACAAGCCTGTGAAGAGCTTTGCAGAATTTGCCCTTCCCCAGATCCATTCATGTGAAATGAAGGGTAGGCTGGAATCAAAACTGTCTGCTCACCCATGATCCCTGGCTGCTTTCCCATCAGAATTCAAAGTCTGAGTCCAccttggaggaggagatggggctGGGCGGGGCCACAGCTGATGATACCGAGGCAGAACTCATCCGAGGCATCTGTGAGCTGGAGCTGCTGGAAGGTGAGAAGGGCTGCTGGGTGAGCCTTCCCCAGCCGGGTAGCCCGTCCCACACCTTGACTTGTTCTTTAAACCAGGCAAACAGACACTGGCTGCCTTTGTTCCACTTCTGCTTAAAGTCTGCAACAACCCTGGTCTCTATAGCAACCCAGAGCTCTCCACAGCTGCTTCACTCGCCCTGGGCAAGTTCTGCATGATCAGGTGGGCCCCAGGGTGGACACTGCCTTCCCGAGGAGGGTGGGGGCTTGTGCAGTTTCCCTGACGATCCTCTCTTTGCCTCTAGTGCAACTTTCTGTGACGCCCAGCTTCGTCTTCTGTTCACCATGTTAGAAAAGTCCTCACTCCCCATTGTTCGCGCTAACCTCATGATTGCTACTGGGGATCTGGCCATCCGCTTCCCCAACCTGGTGGACCCCTGGACACCCCATCTATATGCTCGGTGAGAGACCCCTCCCAGCGCCGTCTCGGTCCCTGCCAGCCCTGGAGGCCGTGGGGAAGTCGGTCTGGGGATCCCCAGAACTGTGTCCCCCCGGTCTTTAGGGCTCCCTCCCACATCTGGGCACGCCCTGGCTGGGTGTGACCCAAAGGGATTGATGCCTCTCATCTAAAGCCTTGGCACCAGGCTTGTCCTCTTTCCCCAAACTCAACTCTAGACATCCTCGACCGGTACTGTCAGAAGAGGCCGCGGCTCCCTACTGAGGCCTCCCTGCCACCATCGGGTGCGCCCACAGTCCCTGTCCTAATGCTGTGAGATTTTATCCCTAGCCTCCGGGACCCCTCTCAGCATGTGCGGAAAACAGCCGCCCTGGTGATGACCCACCTGATCCTGAAGGACATGGTGAAGGTGAAGGGGCAGGTGAGCGAGATGGCCGTGCTGCTCATCGACCCTGCCCCTCAGATTGCTGCCCTGGCCAAGAACTTCTTCAACGAGCTCTCCAACAAGGTGAGAAGTGGGGTGGCTTAGGACTTGCTGCTGAGGGATGGGGCAGTCGTGTGCTGGTCTCTGTGACCTGGCTCTCTCTTTTACAGGCGAATGCCATCTATAACCTCCTTCCAGATATCATCAGCCGCCTGTCAGCCCCCGAGGGAGGTGTGGAGGAAGAGCCTTTCCACACCATCATGAAGTAGAGTCCCTGGGCCTTGGGGCATTTGTTCCTTTGTAGAGCAGGCTCGGGAATCACGCAGACCTGTTCGTGATGTGTGATGTCCAGTCTGATGCTCTGAGCCGTGTGGACTTCAGCATCAACCCGCCTCTGTAGTATTCCTCCTGTGTAAAACGAGGCCTCCAAATACTACTTCCTTAGTTCTTGAGAAGATTCAGTAAGATAAAAGTCCTAACACATGCTTACATGATAAGCATGTAAACAGGACTCATTGGATGGCAGCTGCTTTTGTTCTGAGTTTCCAGTCACACTGTAAATTCCTCAGGAGGGTGGGGTGGACCCTTCCCTGAGGTGAGGGAGTGGGCAGGAGGGACAGGCCAGGGCAGAGAAGGGTCTGCCCCTGAGGCAGGAGGGCGACAGAAGGCGGGTGCCGGGGAGGGCCTGTGCGGGTGTCAGTGGTGGGTTCGGGGCCGCCCCCAAGGTGGTCCATCTGTTTCCCGTCCGCAGGCAGTTGCTCTCCTACATCACGAAGGACAAGCAGACCGAGAGCCTGGTGGAGAAGCTGTGTCAGCGCTTCCGCACGGCCCAGTATGCTGCCTTCCTGGAGGGTTCTCGGGGCCTCCGTGGGGCTGGAGGAGACCCTTCCCTCGGGGGTCCCGCTGAGCCTCACCACACCTTCCCTGCCTGCAGGACTGAGCGGCAGTACCGGGACCTGGCGTACTGCGTGTCTCAGCTGCCCCTCACAGAGCGGGGTCTCCGCAAGATGCTCGACAATTTCGACTGCTTTGGCGATAAACTGTCAGACGAGTCCATCTTCAGCGCCTTTTTGTCCATCGTGGGCAAGTTGCGGCGTGGGGCCAAGCCCGAGGGCAAGGTGCGCGGTGCCTGCTGCTTTCAGGCCGCAGCTCACGCGGGTGTTCTGAGGCTCCAGGTTTCTGACTTAATCCCCAGCTGATTGCAACCAAGTAACCGGGTGACCTGAGACCACATATTTCTGTCTCcaattctattctttctttttttcttttcttcaagagACTTTCTTAAGGGCCATTTCAGGTTCAAAGCAAAATTACAGTATTCCTCATGTACCCCCAGTTACCCACGTCCCCTGCCACAGGCTGCGCAGGACATCTGTGAACCTGCCTTGACACATCCCCGTTGCCCAGAGAGCGTCATTTGCAGGAGGGTTCACTTCTGGTGATGTGTGTGCCGATGAATGTATCGTGACTGTGCCCACCACTGTGTGTGCTTCACAGTTGACGCCCCGCCCTGAGCGTCCTCTGCTCCCCTGCTCAcccccccagccctgccaccaCTGATCCTTCTACTGTCACGGCAGCTTCGCCTTTCGCAGGGTGTCATGTAGTTGGAACCACAGAGCGTGTGCTCTTCTCATTTGGGTTCTTCCCTTTAGTGATCCacatttaagattcctccatcTCTATTCATGGACTTGTTTCTTTTTAGTCATAGAAATAACGATTTCCAGGCctgtttctaatttgttttttcctccagGCTATAATAGATGAATTTGAGCAGAAGCTTCGGACCTGTCACACCAGAGGTTTGGACACAGTAGAGGAACTTGAGGTTGGCCAAGGCAGTAACCAGAGAGCCCCGTCAGCCAGAAAACAGCCAGCTGGTATGTGGGGCTGCCCTTTGGGAGATTCTGGGCGGGGCCCTCCTCTCAGATAGAGGTTCCTTTTTCCTTCTGGACCCACACTTCTGCCTCTGGTAGCCGCTCGGCACAGGCATGTGGCTTCTACAGCCTCAGACGACTTTGTCACACCGAAGCCCCGCCGTACCACCCGCCAGCATCCAAACACCCAGCAGCGAGCTTCAAGAAAGAAACTCAGGATTGTCTTCTCGAGTGATGAATCCAGCGACGAAGGTGCCATGCTCCCTTCCAGACCCAGCCCGgcaggggtggagtgggggcCAGGCTGACTTTTGACGGGGTCCTGCTGTGTAGGCCCCACCCCCAGGTCATCTTCCTGTGCAGTATGGTCCAGGACTGTCCCATTTGTTCTCTGAGACCTATTTTTCACCATCTTTGTGACTCAGCTTTTTCTTATTCCCCCAATTCTTTGTACAGAACTGTCAGcagagatgacagaagatgagacaccCAAGAAAACCACCCCCATCCGCCGGGCATCTGCTCACAGGCACAGGTCCTAGGGGCAGCCTTGCCTATCCCAACCCTGCTGTGCACGTGTCTTATAAAGAGTGAccctgaattcattccttttgtAAAATGCTTGTTTGCCTGTCTCCTTGGTTTTTTAATGCATAAATGGTCATTATAACGTAAGGCTTTGCTCTTAAACCAGcccaactgaactgagttgagcTGCTTTCCTtggaatgtgtgtatatatatatatatatgtttgtcagttttcttgttttctaacgaataaatatttttatatagttttagaGGTTTTTCCTAAGCTTGTCTTTGTCTTGTCTTTCTCGCTAGCCTGGAGGCAGGCAGCAGCAGAGGGTTATTGATCCGGAGGGAGACGCTGAGCCCAGGGGTCTGATGTGTGTCCAGCCCCTCAGTGCCTCatctctccccagcctcccccctGCACGTGGCAGGACGCTCGGCTGTGTAGAATTAGGCAGCGCCTAGACTCCAGAGCCGCACTTCTCAATCTAGGGGCAGTTTTACCCTCTGGGAGACATTTGGCAACCTCTAGAGACTATTTCTTTGTCACAACCTAGCAGAGAGGGGTGCTACCAGCAGCCAGTGGGTAGAGAGAGGCCAGGGATGTTGCTAAATATCtgacaatgcacaggacagttcCCACCACAAAAAAAGGATGCGTCAGC is from Bubalus bubalis isolate 160015118507 breed Murrah chromosome 4, NDDB_SH_1, whole genome shotgun sequence and encodes:
- the NCAPD2 gene encoding condensin complex subunit 1 isoform X3 encodes the protein MSPQVWEFHLPLSPEELLKSGGVNQYVVQEVLSIRHLPSYLKAFQTAFRAQGPLAVLEHFDTIYSILHHFRSIDPGLKEDTLEFLIKVVSRHSQELPAILDDAALSVSDRSAHLNALKMNCYALIRLLESFETMSSQTGLMDLELGGKGRKSRAKATHGFDWEEERQPILQLLTQLLQLDIRHLWNHSIIEEEFVSLVTGCCYRLLENPTISHQKNRPTREAITHLLGVALTRYNHMLSATVKIIQMLQHFEHLASILVAAVSLWATDYGMKSIVGEIVREIGQKCPQELSRDPTGAKGFAAFLTELAERIPAILMSSMCILLDHLDGENYMMRNAVLAAMAEMVLQVLSGDQLEAASRDTRDQFLDTLQAHCHDINSFVRSRVLQLFTRIVQQKLSDTDLAGPLQKETQKLQEMRAQRRATAPSAELDPAEEWEAMLPELKATLQQLLTLPQEGEGMSEGVAETETPKEVEGRIRQLLAKASYKQAVILTQEAMGRFQESEPFCHVDPEESEETRFLSLLGTIFKGPAAPTQEENPQAAAGNLGPGETGCKDKPSGSEPEERNDELVKQELLVQYLQDAHNFSLQITKAIGIISKMMYEHTTTVVQEVIEFFVMVFQFGVPQALFGVRRMLPLIWSKEPGVRDAVLNAYRQLYLKPKGDSARAKAQTLIHNLSLLLVDASVGTIQCLEEIICEFVQKDELSPAVTQVLWERATEKVPCSPLERCSSVMLLGMMARGKPEIVGSNLDTLVNIGLDEKLPPDYRLAQQVCHAIANISDRRKPSMGERHPPFRLPQEHRLFERLREMVTKGSVHPDPLWVPFKEVAVALIYQLAEGPEVICARILQDCAKQALEKLEEKSDHQEAPQETPVLPTFLLMNLLSLAGDVALQQLVHLEQAVSGELCRRRVLREEQEHKRKEPKEKNSKSESTLEEEMGLGGATADDTEAELIRGICELELLEGKQTLAAFVPLLLKVCNNPGLYSNPELSTAASLALGKFCMISATFCDAQLRLLFTMLEKSSLPIVRANLMIATGDLAIRFPNLVDPWTPHLYARLRDPSQHVRKTAALVMTHLILKDMVKVKGQVSEMAVLLIDPAPQIAALAKNFFNELSNKANAIYNLLPDIISRLSAPEGGVEEEPFHTIMKQLLSYITKDKQTESLVEKLCQRFRTAQTERQYRDLAYCVSQLPLTERGLRKMLDNFDCFGDKLSDESIFSAFLSIVGKLRRGAKPEGKAIIDEFEQKLRTCHTRGLDTVEELEVGQGSNQRAPSARKQPAAARHRHVASTASDDFVTPKPRRTTRQHPNTQQRASRKKLRIVFSSDESSDEELSAEMTEDETPKKTTPIRRASAHRHRS
- the NCAPD2 gene encoding condensin complex subunit 1 isoform X1, translated to MSPQVWEFHLPLSPEELLKSGGVNQYVVQEVLSIRHLPSYLKAFQTAFRAQGPLAVLEHFDTIYSILHHFRSIDPGLKEDTLEFLIKVVSRHSQELPAILDDAALSVSDRSAHLNALKMNCYALIRLLESFETMSSQTGLMDLELGGKGRKSRAKATHGFDWEEERQPILQLLTQLLQLDIRHLWNHSIIEEEFVSLVTGCCYRLLENPTISHQKNRPTREAITHLLGVALTRYNHMLSATVKIIQMLQHFEHLASILVAAVSLWATDYGMKSIVGEIVREIGQKCPQELSRDPTGAKGFAAFLTELAERIPAILMSSMCILLDHLDGENYMMRNAVLAAMAEMVLQVLSGDQLEAASRDTRDQFLDTLQAHCHDINSFVRSRVLQLFTRIVQQKALPLTRFQAVVALAVGRLADKSVLVCKSAIQLLASFLANNPFSCKLSDTDLAGPLQKETQKLQEMRAQRRATAPSAELDPAEEWEAMLPELKATLQQLLTLPQEGEGMSEGVAETETPKEVEGRIRQLLAKASYKQAVILTQEAMGRFQESEPFCHVDPEESEETRFLSLLGTIFKGPAAPTQEENPQAAAGNLGPGETGCKDKPSGSEPEERNDELVKQELLVQYLQDAHNFSLQITKAIGIISKMMYEHTTTVVQEVIEFFVMVFQFGVPQALFGVRRMLPLIWSKEPGVRDAVLNAYRQLYLKPKGDSARAKAQTLIHNLSLLLVDASVGTIQCLEEIICEFVQKDELSPAVTQVLWERATEKVPCSPLERCSSVMLLGMMARGKPEIVGSNLDTLVNIGLDEKLPPDYRLAQQVCHAIANISDRRKPSMGERHPPFRLPQEHRLFERLREMVTKGSVHPDPLWVPFKEVAVALIYQLAEGPEVICARILQDCAKQALEKLEEKSDHQEAPQETPVLPTFLLMNLLSLAGDVALQQLVHLEQAVSGELCRRRVLREEQEHKRKEPKEKNSKSESTLEEEMGLGGATADDTEAELIRGICELELLEGKQTLAAFVPLLLKVCNNPGLYSNPELSTAASLALGKFCMISATFCDAQLRLLFTMLEKSSLPIVRANLMIATGDLAIRFPNLVDPWTPHLYARLRDPSQHVRKTAALVMTHLILKDMVKVKGQVSEMAVLLIDPAPQIAALAKNFFNELSNKANAIYNLLPDIISRLSAPEGGVEEEPFHTIMKQLLSYITKDKQTESLVEKLCQRFRTAQTERQYRDLAYCVSQLPLTERGLRKMLDNFDCFGDKLSDESIFSAFLSIVGKLRRGAKPEGKAIIDEFEQKLRTCHTRGLDTVEELEVGQGSNQRAPSARKQPAAARHRHVASTASDDFVTPKPRRTTRQHPNTQQRASRKKLRIVFSSDESSDEELSAEMTEDETPKKTTPIRRASAHRHRS
- the NCAPD2 gene encoding condensin complex subunit 1 isoform X2, producing the protein MSCKRYCPSDIFHRTLKLFRLPFELRGPWLCWSILIPSTAFCMVSRHSQELPAILDDAALSVSDRSAHLNALKMNCYALIRLLESFETMSSQTGLMDLELGGKGRKSRAKATHGFDWEEERQPILQLLTQLLQLDIRHLWNHSIIEEEFVSLVTGCCYRLLENPTISHQKNRPTREAITHLLGVALTRYNHMLSATVKIIQMLQHFEHLASILVAAVSLWATDYGMKSIVGEIVREIGQKCPQELSRDPTGAKGFAAFLTELAERIPAILMSSMCILLDHLDGENYMMRNAVLAAMAEMVLQVLSGDQLEAASRDTRDQFLDTLQAHCHDINSFVRSRVLQLFTRIVQQKALPLTRFQAVVALAVGRLADKSVLVCKSAIQLLASFLANNPFSCKLSDTDLAGPLQKETQKLQEMRAQRRATAPSAELDPAEEWEAMLPELKATLQQLLTLPQEGEGMSEGVAETETPKEVEGRIRQLLAKASYKQAVILTQEAMGRFQESEPFCHVDPEESEETRFLSLLGTIFKGPAAPTQEENPQAAAGNLGPGETGCKDKPSGSEPEERNDELVKQELLVQYLQDAHNFSLQITKAIGIISKMMYEHTTTVVQEVIEFFVMVFQFGVPQALFGVRRMLPLIWSKEPGVRDAVLNAYRQLYLKPKGDSARAKAQTLIHNLSLLLVDASVGTIQCLEEIICEFVQKDELSPAVTQVLWERATEKVPCSPLERCSSVMLLGMMARGKPEIVGSNLDTLVNIGLDEKLPPDYRLAQQVCHAIANISDRRKPSMGERHPPFRLPQEHRLFERLREMVTKGSVHPDPLWVPFKEVAVALIYQLAEGPEVICARILQDCAKQALEKLEEKSDHQEAPQETPVLPTFLLMNLLSLAGDVALQQLVHLEQAVSGELCRRRVLREEQEHKRKEPKEKNSKSESTLEEEMGLGGATADDTEAELIRGICELELLEGKQTLAAFVPLLLKVCNNPGLYSNPELSTAASLALGKFCMISATFCDAQLRLLFTMLEKSSLPIVRANLMIATGDLAIRFPNLVDPWTPHLYARLRDPSQHVRKTAALVMTHLILKDMVKVKGQVSEMAVLLIDPAPQIAALAKNFFNELSNKANAIYNLLPDIISRLSAPEGGVEEEPFHTIMKQLLSYITKDKQTESLVEKLCQRFRTAQTERQYRDLAYCVSQLPLTERGLRKMLDNFDCFGDKLSDESIFSAFLSIVGKLRRGAKPEGKAIIDEFEQKLRTCHTRGLDTVEELEVGQGSNQRAPSARKQPAAARHRHVASTASDDFVTPKPRRTTRQHPNTQQRASRKKLRIVFSSDESSDEELSAEMTEDETPKKTTPIRRASAHRHRS